A region of the Cannabis sativa cultivar Pink pepper isolate KNU-18-1 chromosome 3, ASM2916894v1, whole genome shotgun sequence genome:
ttatgatgttgtttttatgtgatttttttagTGTTTCTATAAAatactgtaaaaatgtaaaaaaataaaaaataaacgtaaaaatgtaaaaaatttataaaaattagtgTTTATACAATTATCccatgaaaatcaaagaaatacgttctttttttttttttttttttgagaaaaagccAATTTATTAAAACCAAAGTTATAATACAAGAGGCTTAATTGGAGAGGGTAATTCCTTCCACCAAGTACATTTAGTATCCACCGAGAGAGCATATTTGGCTAACAAATGAGCCGCATTATTAGCAGATCTATAAATGTGCGAGATCTGAGCTTCAGGGAAATTGGAAACTAAAAGTGAGATATTGTTCAGCAAACAATGAAAATCCGAAGAATGCCTATGAGAAGCTTGCAATCCATTGACAACCAATAGAGAATCTGTTTCTATATAATGGGCTGGTAGATTATATTCTTGTAGCCATTGCAAACTGTAGAGTAAGGCCAAAGCTTCCATGATTTCTGGTTTGAAAACTCCTTGAAAAGGCATGGCCAAAGCAGCCATGATTTCGCCATTGTCATCACGAAGGACAGCACCAAAACCAGTAACATTGTCCACTGTGTTTACAGCTGCATCTGTGTTCAATTTCAGCCGGCCAGATGGAGGATTCATCCACGGCATATCATGTTGTCGAAGCCTTGTAGAAGCAGCCGTGACAGAACCTGCAGAGTTGTTGTGGCCACGAGCAGAAAGATATTCTTCGATATAATCCAAAGCAAAATACAAAGCCATTTCAGGAGGCTTTGTTTTGGATCCATGCCTTTCTTTATTTCTCTCATTCCAGATGCTCCAAAGGATACAAATAAACTCCTGAAGTTGTTTTGAAGACAAAACCTGGGACATTTTTTCCATAAGATCCATTAGAGACATATTATGAGTTAAATAATCTTGAACCGAAAAAGATGATAGCTGCCATATTCTCCTGGGCCTTTTGCATCGAAACAAGGCATGAATGGTAGATTCGTTCTCTTGACAACATAAAGAGCAAGTGACGGAATCACTAATGTGCCTGTAGTGAAGAACTTCTGCAACCGGCAAGCAATCATGCATAGCACGccataaaaaaattttaattttagatggCAATGATAAAGACCAAAAAATTTTCCACCAATGAAGAGAATTGTTTGTACTAGCTGTAGGTTGTTGTTCCTCAAGGCTTGTGGCAAGGGAATATCCAGATTTAACAGAATACATTCCATTTGTTTCAAAATTCCAGATTAGATGGTCATCTTGATCACAAAGAGTAAGGGGAATACTCTGAATTTTTGCAACATCAGATTCCAAGAAGCATTGTTGGAGAAGAGTGTGATTCCATTGCCTTTGATTGGTGATTAGATCTGAGACTTTCATATATATGTTGGGGCTTTTGAATATCAATGGTTTGAATGAAGTGAAGCCAGGAAGCCAAGGATCCGAAACACATGAAATTTGATGTCCATTCCCCACTTTCCAACGCAGACCTTGTTTAAGAAGTTCTTTTCCCCAAACAATACTTCGCCATGTGAGTGAAGGATAAGTACCAACTTCAGCTTCAAGAAAAGAATTATATTTGAAGTATCTTGGTTTGAGAATTTTGTGCAGCAATGAAGAAGGATTGTCAAAAATTAACCAAGCTTGTTTGGCTAATAAGGCTTGATTGAAATGAACAAAGCTTTTGAATCCCATACCTCCTTCAACTTTGGACTTACAAAGAGCATTccaagttttccaattaattCCAGAAGATGTGGAATTAGAACCCCACCAAAATTTATTCATCATAACTTCAATTTGGTGAATTAGAGACTTGGATAAGCGAAAACAACTCATCGCATAAGTGGGGATAGCTTGTGCCACAGCTTTGAGAAGAACTTCTTTGCCTCCAACAGAAAAAAGTTGCTCTTGCCAAGCCGAAAGGTGATTCCAAAGCTTTTCTTTGATGtctccaaataaaattttcttatCTCTGCCCGAGTAAGAGGGTAGGCCAAGGTAACGCTCATGACAAGGCTTGATGGGCATTTGAATAATATGTTGGACCGTATTCTGAATAGCCGCAGTGGTGTTAGGAGAGAAGGATAGAACCGACTTCTCAGCATTCAATCGTTGTCCTGAAGCTCGACAATAGTAATCCAAGGAACGCTTGACAGCAGTAATAGATTTCTTGTTAGCTTTGCTTAGAACTAGGCTATCATCGGCAAAAAATAGGTGTGTGACTGAAGGGGCACCACGAGCTACTTGCAGACCTTGTAAATTGCCACAAGATTCTTCATGTTGGAAGAGTCTTGAAAGACCCTCCGCACAAATAAGGAAAAGGTATGGTGATAGTGGATCACCTTGACGGATGCCTCGGGATGGAGTCACATTACCTTGAATAGATCCATTAACCAAAAAAGAGTAGGAGACACTACTGAGGCATCTTTGAATAAGCTCAACAACTGGAAAGGCAAAACTTAACGCAATCATCATTTGTTGGAGAAAATGCCACTCTACTCTGTCGAAGGCCTTACTCATGTCAAGCTTCATAGCAGCAAAACCTTCTTTTCCTCTTTTCAAATGCTTGAGAGAGTGTAATAATTCAAAAGCTACTAGCACATTATCAGTGATTTGCCTTGATTGTAAAAAAGCACTTTGAGAGTCCGAAATCACTAGAGAAAGAAAAGGCTTCAGTCGAATAACAATGGCTTTGGAGACGAGCTTGTAGAGAACGTTGCACAGACTAATAGGACGTAACTGAGAAACTGTGCTTGGACTCTTTACTTTGGGAATCAAAGTGATTAAAGTCTTGTTGAACATAGTCGGGTCTGCACCATTATTAAGAATATCCAGGACTGTTGTTGTAACCAAATCTCCCACAATATGCCAATAGTTTGAATAAAACATAACAGACAGTCCATCAAGGCCGGGGCTACTGTCTTGTCCCATAGATTTCAGTGCAGAGTAGACCTCATCCGCCTTATATGGTTGTGTCAAGATTTCATTCATTTCTGCGGTGATAATGCAGGGAGTACAAGAGATGACTCGTTGAAGGGCCTCGGAATCTATACCTTCAGTAGCATAGATATTTCCAAAATACTGCTCCACCATTCTGCTAATGCCTTGCAGCGAGGAATGAATAATGCCATGGTCATCAGTCAAAGATTTAATTGTGTTAAACGATCGTCTTCCATTAGCTTTTTGGTGAAAAAACTTGGTGTTTGAGTCACCAGATTATAGCCATGAAACACGGGAACGCTGCTTCCAATAGTCTTCTTCTTGCTGCAGAAGTTCATCTAAAATTGATTCATTCGACTTGAGCAAATCAAAGTGTGAAGGACTTGTATCTGAGGAATTATTGAGGGCAGCAACCTTGTCTTGAGtgattttaattctttttggtAAATCCCCAAATTTAGCCCGATGCCATGAAGAAAGTTGAGTAGCAACTGAAGCAAAATTTATTGAAAGTTGGTCAGCAGAATTTGCATTAGAACTAGACCAAACTTTACCAATAATATCTTGGCATTGTTCCTCCTGAAGccacaatttttcaaatctaaatCTAGATTTAGATTTCTGGACAGCAGAGTGAAGCCGAGTTTTGACAGTGGCTTTAATAGCTCGATGATCTGACTGAAAAAAATCCAAATGTTGCAAAGAAATGGCAGCAAAATTCTCAAACCAGCAGGAATTGACAAAAGCATAATCTAATCTTTCCTTAACATTTATGCCATTGACATTATTGTTGTGCCATGTGAACCTTTCTCCTTCAAATTGTGTTTCCAGTAAGCCACAAAAATCAATAGTATTTCGAAAATCATCAATCTGTTTCTCATTCTTTAGAGGACCACCAAACTTGTCGGAGTGCGAAATGATTTCGTTGAAGTCGCCCATAACTAGCCAAGGTAACAGTGGAGCCGTATCTCTTAGCTTTTTCAATAATTCCCAAGTTAGAGGTCTTTGGGACACAACCGGAGAACCGTAGAAACCAGAAAAGTGACACGTAGGACTATCATCAAGAGTCATGTAGCAGTCAATAAAGTTTATTCCATAGTGTAAAATAGTTACAtttacattagacttccaaagGAAAAGCAACCCCCCACTAAGACCAACCCTAGGAACTTCTATACCATTAGGAAATTTAAAAGCATTACGATATTTAGAAATAGAACCAGCACATAATTTAGActctataataaataaaacatcaGGACTACTTTGGGAAATGAGCAAACGGAGTTGACGGAATGCCTTCGGGCTGCTCAAGCCACGAGCATTCCAACAAACAACATTCATGGAGATTGGCGAGGCTGCCCAGCAGCCTTCGCCAAAGAGACACCGCTGTCATCAACTGCCAGTGAGAGTTGGGATAACTCAGAGGAAGCATCTGATTGTTGGTGATGAATTAGATTAGTAGAGTCATTGAATGGTGAAGATCTAGTACGACATCGCTTGAGAACATTTCGAACATTACCGCCTGAAGTAACCAGTTGTCGCTTAGCATATAGAGATGAAACTCTATTCTCATTGAGCGGGTAACAGTCAGCAGTAgtgtttgttgggattttattcaCATCTGTCTTTGGAATAGCAGCCGAGAAGACAATATTTGAGTGTGCCGGATCCGTCTGTGATAAATTAGATGGTAATGGGGAAGCATGAATGTATGCTGGTGGTATAGCAATAGGTAAAGCAATGGATTTGTTAGGGACAGTAGTGAATGGCAGATTAGTATTGTCTTGGATCGTGATAGCATTCTTACAGATTTGGCTATCATTTTGTAATGTTGTTGTAACAGATTTTGAACCTGAAGATTGACCAATATCAGCAGAAGTTACATGTGAGGATGTATGAAAGGTGGTAGGATTGTCCAAAGTGGAGTCAGGTGGGGTTGTGGCAATTGACTTTCCTTTAGATTGAAGAATAGGCTTGTCTTGAACATCAACAGTAATTGATTCTGGATGGATAGCAGGTTGGTGATTATGAATATGGTTTTTAGAGATCACAACTCCTTCCCCTTTTTCTCGATTAGTTATTGAAGGTGGAAGCGCAGGAAACTGTTTAGGATGAGATATAATAGGCTCAATTGTTTTCCTAGCCAATCGGGTGATAAAAGGCCAAGGCCCTTCTTTTGAAAAATCCTGTCGATATCGATTGTATCCTGCATTTGGTAAGGCCGATCCAGCCATCCATGGACCATAAGGGAGATCAGTGtcttctccttcatcaattttctCTAAGAATTGAGGGCACTTATCAAATACATGACCAATTACACCACATTCGTAACAAAAATCCGGGAGTCTTTCATAACGATAATCAAGCCATATTTCATCTTTCATCCAAGGAAAAGTAACAGTTTGTCCCCTAAGTAATGGCTGGGAAACATCAATAGCCACTCGAATTCTAAGGAAAGGACCCCATCCTTCATTTAGTGAATCTTCATGAACTTCAATAAAAGTACCAATGAGATTACCAATTACCCGAGCCAGAGATTCAGATTTACTGAGAAAGGGTAGTCTAAAAACTTGAATCCAAAAAGGAGTTATGGTGTAAGACTCCATAGAGGCATTCTGCAGAACACTTGGAGAGCAGAGAATCATGTGCTGGTTATGGAGATGCCAAGGTTCCTTTGATAAAACTCTTCTTAGATCACCTTCACAGCCAAATGTGATCATATAAGATTCAAACTCATAGTTGGAAATGGACACAGCAAACCGTCCTTGCCAATTTTTGCTGATGAAGTCATGCAATTGCTTGGGATTGTATCCTCGTCGAGAGAAGATCCTACAGATAAGTTGGTGTACAGATTGGCGTGGTGGAGGAGCAGTGATGGAAGAAAGATTGACAACTTCCTTTTCTCTAACAGAGAGGGCTTTGGATATATCAGGGTGGAAGGAATCCATTTAAAGAAAAATCAGCAACAGAGTAGAAGTAACAGTTGGAAAAACCAGACTGAAAGATAAACAGAaacagaaaaagaagaaaaggttGATGAGGAGGAAAGGTAATGTTGCAAGAACAGTAGGCGGGAGCAGTTATTAgtgtaaaaatttgaaaaaaggaTAAATTTtacagttaaaaagaaaaaacagaaCAAACTGCCACAGAGCAAAGAAATACGTTCTACACTAATATGATTGGACAAtgtataaataaacaaataatttatttgaatATAGGTTTCAATTGTTGATTGCGTTTTATCAATAAATATAACACTTTTTTTAtggataaataaatataatttatttgcataattaaaaaaatattttataaaattgtaaagttaaaaaaatgaaTGTAGTTTTTCTCTATGAAAATTAAGAGAATGTTTTGTTGAGAGAatcaaacaaaatatttaaatagttattaaaatataagaatGTATATAACTAGACAAAACTAATAAATActttcttaaaataaattaaaaaaagcattaaataattaaagaaaacaaaCTACGGTAcccaaaataaaatggtaaattacttacattttcaAAGctgtgataattttattttatttttgactaaCAATTCCAAAACTAACAGAAATTCTTTAGTTAAcgtgaaataaataaaatggacAAATGTCAAATTTTGATTGTTGGGACAGTAATGGGATAGGGAGTTTGGGATAGAAATTCTTTACTAAATCTCCAACTATTTACACTTGACCGGGTAATGGTAATCATGTTTGTAGGCAGTGAGGAAGTTAGAGGTAGTTCGAAACGTCTTCTTTGTCCATTTGGAAGATTATGAACTTCAGGGGTTCAACTTCAAACTCAAGATGCATGAGATTGGTTCTCAGAGTTGCTAGATAAGCCGTTGCTATTACTAGATGAACCGTTAGTTGCagtattatttttcaatattgGCTATTGATATATAGCATATGTTGCATTTgaaaaatgcattttatgtttattatgaaAATAATCAAAGCATAACACCTTTATATAGCTGTCCTCACCGCTTTTACTTTCAAAAACATTGATaggaataatttattatttagtttttttttttaatttattacataaaaaGAAAACATCAGTTGTGTACACATGTCCATTATGACTTAACATTTATTatatgataattattttaattaaaattaatatattgttTATGACAAAGTAATACATCAATATAGGTTAGGTTGTAGATTGTAATCATTTCTTTTGTAGCTTGTTTCATTCGGATCACATGGGAACAAGATGCAGGTGGTGGGGTCAAGAGGTGATGTTCAGCATGTGTTAGGGCATCAACACGTGGCACGCTGGAGAGGGGATATTTTGGGCCATTTGTGCCTTTGGGCCTTTGAGATGAAAAATTTACATATGCCcacattaaatttaaattaattacaaatatattaGGTAGTTTTTATTATACTCATATTCTATAATTATTTATCATAAATAACAAACTTTCAAAACTTAATTATCAACCATATTAAGTAGTAaggtatatataattaattatatttatattctactaaattactttattttcttaaacaatcaatttatttccttatatatatataaatataaaagttcaaggtgtttaatttttttttttttaaataatgttatTACTTTTGTTGTTTAAATATAaatgcttttatttttaatcacaaatttgaGTTTACATAATTTTAGTATTTAGATATCATATGCCTATGGTAttcaataaaaagaaaaaagaagaaaaagataaaaaaaaatttaaaactgtTATATGACCAAAATTGATAGatgtttctttattttgtttttagatACAACTTGGTATATTTTTGTGTGATAATGATAGATGTTTCTTTAATTTTGTGTAAAAATccccatatttttcaattttttgggcaatttttttttcttttattttttcataaatatatttttattgcattttatttattgtgtttccttttattttttggggatttacttttatttatttatttttttttttggtgtaaatttaggaaacttgttccgttaattaattaatacagtacacaatataaaacttgtacattattttttagaaaaattctaccccacgataaaaaaaaaaaaaagtaaaaaaattaaaaatttaataaaaaaaaaaaaaacaattttgtaATTAGGAGCGGAAGGCCCGTGAAACCTGCCCTATAAAAGAGATGGAAtatagaaaatgaaaataacacaTTTCCTTTGGCGGGAAAAATCAAATCTAGCGTGATCTCGTATCTTACTCTTTGAATTTGGGAGTGACCGAGAAGTGAGAATGGAAGATACTCGAAGCGACACCGTCTTCGATTCCCTCAATCTCAATCCTCAGCTTTTCATTAATGAAGTTCTCAATACCGTCGACGATTTGGTTGACGACGCTTTCAATTACTTCCACCAGTAAGCAGTAACTCTCTCCCTCtatctatatacatatacatatacatacatctATATCTATCTATATTCTTATATATGTACAAACCTGCAGTccatatgtatgtgtataaaaTATTGATCATTAATTTTCGGTATCCTCCAGACAGGCTTCATCCAATCTGAAAACTGATGGCCCCGATAGGTCACTAGATCTAACCAAGGTAGCTTCATTTTGTCCTTTTCTCTTTGTGTTGGTTCGCGCGCTAACGTTTTGgttataattttcgaaattataGGCAATCTTCTTCGATTCTAGGGTTTGCGAGCTTTTGCCTGTTTTGTTTTGTGTTCAATTTGTTcggtatttattatttttaataataaaaatacataaaattcgTTTTCTCAGGGTGTTGCTGTGATTCACAAAATGATAATATCGGTTTTGGATAAGCGTCTCGCTATGTGGGAGCAGTACTGTCTTAATCACTGTTTCGAAGTTCCTGAGGGATTTTCTTTACCGAAAACTGTAGGTTTCTTTTATGCAAATGATTTGATTTGCTTATCTGCTTAAGATGCTTATCTTTAGTATATTTGGTTCTTTCTGTTCATGGTGTTGATATTTCTAGTAATTGCCACTTAAGGTAGTATATTAGTAGCATTTGGTATTTATGTTAGATTATATTGATTGCTGTTCACTGACCAGTTTAACAGTTTCATATTTGAAGGAAATTACCGTCTTGTTATGTTAAAACTTATCTGTCGTCAATGCTGAATCACGAGCTGTTTTGAAGTAGAAACATTTTCTCCTGTAATAGTTGAACTATGCacacttatttttttattattattttttttctggcGGCTGCTCTTTTGGTTGCTGAAAGGGTGAATATACTTCTATGTTTcgtatttttatgttttaaaagaTTCAACACTGTGGTTTGAGAAATAGTTTGGCTTTCCAAGTGGTATGATTTAACACTGCTAAACGTTTTAATTTTACAATTGTAGTTTTTGTTGTTGCTCCTCCTGGTACTTGTCCTTGGCAGTAAAAAGTGTTCTAGTATTTAAGTCTTTTGAAAAGAAAAGTGTGCCGTACGTTTTCAAATAGCTCTCAAGAAGACAATTAGCATTGTTTCAAAATTGTATGCTATTAATGTGGAAAAATGTCAAGTGCTTTGGATTCTTAATACCAAAGGAGAGTTTATTGTCACACTTTCAAGAGTTCCTTTTGCTTGGTGTGGAACTTGGTTCCCAAATTCTTTCAGCTTTGTGTACTTCAGTAACGCTTATATCCTTGCTGCAGTAATACAATATCTTTTGTTAGAGATTATATGTTCAACATAATATCTAAATGGGAAATTAGTTTACACGCATATTAtgcataaattttaaattaaatatatgtctGTGCTTGAACTTGTCTTGTCAGGGTGAACCAACCAGCAATAATTCAATCTGTCAAGATGCACTGTCAAATCCAGATTTGGATGCTCGGTTGGATTCCTTAAGGAACAAGCTTTCTCTGGTACATATAATTTTGCTAGCTGCGAAAAATTATCGTTTGTATGATACTGTGACATTTGTTTGTGTTCAGTTTAATCTCCTTAAATGAATTTTGCTTTGAAGGTTGGTAAGGAATCTGCTGCACTGAACCGAGAGCTCAGAGCTTTAGAACAGCAATCTGTTCCTAGTAGTCATTTTGCTGGGCTTATCAACGAGGCACTGCATGTCTATGAGGAGAACTCTTTCGATGGACTGTTTCAGGGTAATCACTTCCATCTTTCAAATGTGCTCTCTTAGGATTTCCAATGCTCTCTCTCTATATCCTATGGTACACATGTTTACAAAAGAGGCTTCAGATACTTATATTTGAACATGTTATATGATCAGATAAGCCATGatgttaaaattaagttattggTGCCTGCAGAGATGGCAAAAACAGTATCGGAACTTAAAGCAAAAATGGCAAAGCTGAAGACAAACAGAATGGAAGAAACTGAACACAAGAAAACAGAGAGGCTTTTTACCCTGAGTAGAGATGCATCCACATTTGATCATTGCAGTGGTAACTTTAAAGAAAGTTGATGCTAATT
Encoded here:
- the LOC115708803 gene encoding protein MIS12 homolog; the encoded protein is MEDTRSDTVFDSLNLNPQLFINEVLNTVDDLVDDAFNYFHQQASSNLKTDGPDRSLDLTKGVAVIHKMIISVLDKRLAMWEQYCLNHCFEVPEGFSLPKTGEPTSNNSICQDALSNPDLDARLDSLRNKLSLVGKESAALNRELRALEQQSVPSSHFAGLINEALHVYEENSFDGLFQEMAKTVSELKAKMAKLKTNRMEETEHKKTERLFTLSRDASTFDHCSGFTGSKLEDLQDFLVQMKKM
- the LOC133036274 gene encoding uncharacterized protein LOC133036274, coding for MNVVCWNARGLSSPKAFRQLRLLISQSSPDVLFIIESKLCAGSISKYRNAFKFPNGIEVPRVGLSGGLLFLWKSNVNVTILHYGINFIDCYMTLDDSPTCHFSGFYGSPVVSQRPLTWELLKKLRDTAPLLPWLVMGDFNEIISHSDKFGGPLKNEKQIDDFRNTIDFCGLLETQFEGERFTWHNNNVNGINVKERLDYAFVNSCWFENFAAISLQHLDFFQSDHRAIKATVKTRLHSAVQKSKSRFRFEKLWLQEEQCQDIIGKVWSSSNANSADQLSINFASVATQLSSWHRAKFGDLPKRIKITQDKVAALNNSSDTSPSHFDLLKSNESILDELLQQEEDYWKQRSRVSWL